The nucleotide sequence GGGGTCTGTACCTGCGGAGTCTGTGCCTGTGGGGTCTGGGGCGCCGTCATGCTGCCCCCCGTGCCTGCCGCTCCCGCACCAGGGTCAGAAAGTTGTCCAGCATCCGCAGGCCCTCCTGGGTTTCTACGCTCTCGGGGTGAAACTGCACGCCGTAGATGGGGTATTCGCGGTGCCGCAGCGCCATGACCACCTCTTCCTCGGGGTCGCTCGCCCAGGCGGTCGCTTGCAGTTCGGGCGGCAGGTCGCGCACCACCAGCGAGTGGTAACGGGTGACGCGCACGTCGTCCGGCAGACCGGCGAACAGGTCCTCGCCGCCGTGCCGCACCGCGCTGGTTTTGCCATGCACCGGACGCCGCGCCCGCTCCACCCGCGCCCCGAACGCCTGCCCGATGCTCTGGTGGCCCAGGCACACGCCCAGCAGCGGGTACTGCGGCCCCAGCTCGCGCACCACGTCCACGCTCAGGCCCGCCTCCAGCGGCGTGCAGGGACCGGGCGACACCACGATGCCGTCTGGGCCGAGCCGCCGCACGTCGTCGAGCGTGAAGGCGTCGTTGCGCCACACCGTCAGCTCACAGCCCAGCAAGCCGAAGTACTGCACGAGGTTGTAGGTGAACGAGTCGTAGTTGTCGATCAGGAGCAGGTGCAGGGGGGGTGCAGACATGGATTCTCCAAAGAAAAAGCGCCCGGTGAACGTGGAGGTTCACCCAGGCGCGGGAGGAAACGGAGCAACGCCGCCCGCCTAGGCGAGGCTGGGCCACCAAATCGTGGGGGCGTTGCGGGCGGTCATGTCAGGAGCATAGCGCACGCGGCGGGTCGGGCGGCAGTGTCAGTCGGTGCGGGACAGCGGCTTGGCAAGGGGAAAGTGGAACAGGCAAAAAGGCCGCCTCCGTTGAGAAGCGGCCCAGGACAACTGCAAACTCAGCGCAGGGTGGGCAGGTTCAAGGACTTGAGGGAGAGGGACTGCCCGAAACCCGTACCCGAGTTCATGAAGACCCAGGTGTCGCTGGGAAAGCTGCCGCTGTCTGCTGCGTTGGTGATGGTGATGACAGAAGGTGACCCGCCCTGACTCGCCAGCGTGCTGCTGATGGTCATCTTGTTCCAGCCCTGGCCGAGGCGCAGGTTGTAATTGGTCGTGTAATTGATGCTGCCTTCAGGGACAGAGGCCGTGCAGACCTGGCTGCCAGTCACGTTGACAGGGCGGTCGGTGTACATCAGCAGACCCATCTTGAACGTGTAGGCACCGCTGGTCTGATTGCTGCTGCCCGTGAGGGTAATGGGAAAGGCGTAGCCGTCCTTGCCCGCGTCAACTGTCAGGCCCCCAAGAGCAGTCTGCGCGGCGGCGTCACTGACGGTCGGCGTCCCTGAGCAGTTCAGGGCCTGACGAACATCCATATCGAGCAACGAGGTGATGAAGGCATTGGCCAACGTGTCGAGGTCCTTGACAGGGAAGGCTTCGAGGCCTTTGGTTGGGGCCTGCAACTGCACTGAGAAAGCCCCGTTGGCCTGCAGTGTTCCGGTCGACAGGATATTGTCCCCGCTGGCGCTGGCGCTGACGAGCTTGACCGTTCCGGCCCCGCCGGTCCAGGCTTTGGTCGCCAGGTTCGTGTCGGAGCTGTTGGGAGCAAGTTCCACCAGGACTCCACTTAGGGTCGTAAAGCCCGCGTTGGGGGTTTTGTCGCCGCCACAGGCGGTGAGCAGCAGGGTGAGGCCGATTCCAGTTAAAAGTTTTTTCATGGCATGCTCATTAGCTTCCTTCCTTGGCGCTCGGTCAATCTGCTGTGTGGCCTATGCTGTCCGTATGCCCACAACCCAGTCCCGGCTGTCTTTCCTTGCCGTTCCCACCGAAGACACCGCTCATGAAGGGGTGAAAAAGCTCTGGACCAAGGCCGAGGCCAACATGGGCTTTGTCCCCAACGTGTTCCGGGCGCAGTCTCTCAACGGTGAGCAGTTTCTGGCGTGGTGGAACTACTTCAACCTGCTGGTGAACAAGGAAGGCTTTCTCTCCAATGCCGAGCGTGAGCTGCTGGCGGTGGTGGTCAGCGGCCTGAACCGCTGCGTGTACTGCGCGGTCAGCCACGGGGCGGCCCTGCGCGAGTTTGACGGCGACGCGGCGAAGGCCGACGCGGTGGCCGTCAACTGGCGGCAGGCTGACCTGACCGGGCGCGAGCAGGTGCTGTGCGCCTACGCCGAGAAGCTGACGCGCCACCCGGACCAGATGACCGAAGCGGACCTGGAACCCCTGCGCGCCGCCGGCCTGAGCGACGAGGCGATTCTAGAAGCGGTGCAGGTCATTGCCATGTTCAACATGACCAACCGGGTGAGCAGCGCCCTGGGCTTCGTTCCCAACCCCGAGTACCACACCCAGAGCCGCTGACCGCTCGCCCCCCGCCCTAGCCCCGGCGCACCGTCACCACGTTGCCCCAGGGGTCAGCCCGGCGCAGCGCGTCTCCGAGGTCTTCCCAGCCGCCCTCTTCTCGCAGCGGCGCGAGGTCGGGGGTCCGCACCTCGAACCCGCTGAGGCCGGCGGCGGGCGCTTCCGGGTGACCCTGCCCGCGCGTG is from Deinococcus wulumuqiensis R12 and encodes:
- a CDS encoding anthranilate synthase component II — encoded protein: MSAPPLHLLLIDNYDSFTYNLVQYFGLLGCELTVWRNDAFTLDDVRRLGPDGIVVSPGPCTPLEAGLSVDVVRELGPQYPLLGVCLGHQSIGQAFGARVERARRPVHGKTSAVRHGGEDLFAGLPDDVRVTRYHSLVVRDLPPELQATAWASDPEEEVVMALRHREYPIYGVQFHPESVETQEGLRMLDNFLTLVRERQARGAA
- a CDS encoding peroxidase-related enzyme; the encoded protein is MPTTQSRLSFLAVPTEDTAHEGVKKLWTKAEANMGFVPNVFRAQSLNGEQFLAWWNYFNLLVNKEGFLSNAERELLAVVVSGLNRCVYCAVSHGAALREFDGDAAKADAVAVNWRQADLTGREQVLCAYAEKLTRHPDQMTEADLEPLRAAGLSDEAILEAVQVIAMFNMTNRVSSALGFVPNPEYHTQSR